In Priestia megaterium NBRC 15308 = ATCC 14581, the following proteins share a genomic window:
- the glgB gene encoding 1,4-alpha-glucan branching protein GlgB, with amino-acid sequence MFEVKGVAKVNLAVQPTEFDVHLYHEGNLFRSYSIFGAHQVTVEGIEGVRFCVWAPHAKGVSVVGDFNKWNGFQHSMVKVNEEGIWMTFIPELEQGTIYKYEIITQSNQKKLKADPYAFFSEVRPNTASIVYSLDGYKWNDQYWRRKKKQQNIYERPLCIYELHAGSWRTHEDGSLYTYSELAQELIPYIAEQGFTHIELLPVIEHPLDRSWGYQGTGYYSATSRYGTPKELMNFIDECHQNNIGVLLDWVPGHFCKDEHGLYMFDGEPTYEYKQESDRENYVWGTANFDLGKPEVQSFLISNALFWLEYFHIDGFRVDAVANMLYWQNSSGKAVNDGAVSFLKKLNEAVFESDETVLMMAEDSTDWPLVTAPTYEGGLGFNYKWNMGWMNDALTYMEAGVERRPYLHDKMTFSLMYAFNENFILPLSHDEVVHGKKSLLNKMPGDYWRKFAQLRLLYGYFFAHPGKKLLFMGGEFGQFDEWKDLEELDWMLYDFDMHRNLNGYMKDLIKIYKRSKPLYELDHNPDGFEWIDVNNHHQQIFSFIRKSKENQEIFIVVSNFSEHPYHSYKVGVPVETEYIEVINSDDEVYGGSGIVNKKALKSVDESFHGQPFCIEMNIPPFGISILRAKRKRGERKQHVKKEMRSDVIGRRKR; translated from the coding sequence ATGTTTGAAGTTAAAGGGGTGGCAAAAGTGAATCTAGCGGTTCAGCCTACTGAATTTGATGTTCATTTGTATCACGAAGGAAACTTATTTCGCAGTTACTCTATTTTCGGTGCGCATCAGGTAACGGTAGAAGGGATTGAAGGCGTACGATTTTGCGTGTGGGCACCTCATGCAAAGGGTGTAAGCGTTGTAGGTGATTTTAATAAATGGAACGGTTTTCAACATTCCATGGTCAAAGTTAATGAAGAAGGTATTTGGATGACATTTATCCCTGAATTAGAACAAGGGACTATTTATAAATATGAAATCATCACACAAAGCAATCAAAAAAAATTAAAAGCAGATCCATACGCTTTCTTCAGCGAAGTGCGCCCAAACACTGCGTCTATTGTTTACTCATTGGATGGGTACAAATGGAACGACCAATATTGGCGTAGAAAGAAAAAACAGCAAAATATATATGAAAGACCGCTGTGTATTTACGAGCTGCATGCAGGGTCTTGGAGGACTCATGAAGATGGCAGCCTTTATACATACAGTGAATTAGCACAGGAGCTTATTCCTTATATTGCTGAACAAGGTTTTACACATATTGAGTTATTACCAGTCATTGAGCATCCGCTCGACCGATCCTGGGGATATCAAGGAACTGGATACTATTCCGCCACCAGTCGATACGGTACACCTAAAGAGTTGATGAACTTTATAGATGAGTGTCATCAAAACAATATAGGAGTTCTTTTAGATTGGGTACCCGGGCACTTTTGTAAGGATGAACATGGTCTGTATATGTTCGATGGAGAACCTACTTATGAATACAAACAAGAATCCGATCGTGAAAACTACGTTTGGGGAACAGCTAATTTCGATTTAGGAAAGCCTGAAGTACAAAGTTTTCTGATTTCGAATGCTTTGTTTTGGTTGGAGTACTTCCATATAGATGGATTTCGAGTAGATGCTGTAGCTAATATGCTTTATTGGCAAAATTCTTCTGGAAAAGCAGTGAATGATGGAGCTGTCAGCTTCTTGAAAAAGTTGAATGAAGCTGTTTTTGAATCTGATGAAACGGTATTAATGATGGCAGAAGATTCCACGGACTGGCCGCTTGTTACGGCACCTACGTATGAGGGCGGTTTAGGCTTTAATTATAAATGGAATATGGGATGGATGAATGACGCTTTAACATACATGGAAGCTGGCGTGGAAAGACGTCCCTATCTTCACGATAAAATGACCTTTTCACTAATGTATGCGTTTAACGAAAATTTTATTTTGCCGCTTTCCCATGATGAAGTCGTACATGGAAAAAAATCATTACTTAATAAGATGCCAGGTGATTACTGGCGCAAGTTTGCACAGCTTCGACTGCTATATGGATACTTCTTTGCACACCCGGGAAAAAAGCTTTTATTTATGGGCGGAGAGTTTGGCCAATTTGATGAGTGGAAAGATTTAGAGGAGTTGGATTGGATGCTTTATGACTTTGATATGCATCGCAATCTTAACGGATATATGAAGGATCTCATCAAGATTTATAAGAGAAGCAAGCCTTTATATGAATTAGACCATAATCCAGATGGATTCGAATGGATTGATGTTAACAACCATCATCAACAAATCTTCTCTTTTATTCGTAAGTCAAAAGAAAATCAGGAGATTTTTATAGTTGTTAGCAATTTTTCTGAGCATCCATATCATTCTTACAAAGTTGGAGTTCCAGTTGAGACAGAGTACATTGAAGTTATTAACAGTGATGACGAAGTGTACGGCGGTTCAGGCATTGTAAATAAAAAGGCATTAAAATCAGTGGATGAATCGTTTCACGGTCAACCTTTTTGCATTGAAATGAATATTCCGCCGTTTGGCATTAGTATACTACGAGCAAAGAGAAAACGAGGGGAGAGAAAACAACATGTTAAAAAAGAAATGCGTAGCGATGTTATTGGCAGGAGGAAAAGGTAG
- a CDS encoding glycogen/starch/alpha-glucan phosphorylase, with protein MFSDKKSFQEAFLKKLEMTYGKSFKESTVQDHYHTLGNMVREYISSDWISTNEIHRSSHTKQVYYLSIEFLLGRLLGQNLLNLGIREVVKEGLSDLNISLENIEEIEVDAGLGNGGLGRLAACFLDSLASLNLPGHGYGIRYKHGLFDQKIVNGFQIELPEQWLRHGNSWEVRKLDQAIEVNFWGEVEMVQEDEKFSFRHVKGEPVSAVPYDIPVIGYKTDTVNTLRLWNAEPSSFPVHKDVMEYKRQTEAVSEFLYPDDTHEDGKILRLKQQYFLVSASLQSIIRAHRNTYQTLTNFHEKVAIHINDTHPVLAIPELMRILLDEEKMEWEDAWHITSNTISYTNHTTLSEALEKWPIDLFQPLLPRVYMIIEEINERFCKELWESYPGDWQRIENMAILAHGLVKMAHLAIVGSYKVNGVAKIHTDILKEREMKDFYQFYPAKFNNKTNGITHRRWLLKANPQLSSLITEVIGDKWIKQPHSLIKLQEYVEDPSFLQGLKTVKQQRKKLLADIIQEQTGIKIDSNSIFDVQVKRLHAYKRQLLNVLHIMYLYNRLKEDPNFQIVPRTFIFGAKASPGYYYAKKVIKLINSVADVVNNDPQTSPFLKVVFLENYRVSLAEYIFPAADVSEQISTASKEASGTGNMKFMMNGALTLGTMDGANVEISEAVGKDNVFIFGLKAEEVLSYQQNGGYRAYDYYHHDKRIRQVLEQLTNGFLPDTYDLFEPIYDSLLMQNDEYYVLRDFDSYVTAQQKVNEAYRNENKWLQMSATNIAHSGFFSSDRTIEEYASDIWGIHSTKNLLNQ; from the coding sequence TTGTTCTCTGATAAAAAAAGCTTTCAAGAGGCTTTTTTAAAAAAGCTGGAAATGACATATGGAAAGAGCTTTAAAGAATCTACTGTTCAAGATCACTATCATACATTAGGAAATATGGTGCGAGAGTATATTAGCAGCGATTGGATTTCAACCAATGAAATTCATAGGTCTTCACATACAAAGCAAGTGTATTATCTTTCTATCGAATTTTTACTAGGCAGACTATTGGGTCAAAATCTGTTGAATTTAGGAATTCGGGAAGTTGTAAAAGAAGGATTAAGTGATCTGAATATTTCACTTGAAAATATTGAAGAGATAGAAGTAGACGCAGGATTAGGAAACGGCGGATTAGGCAGGCTTGCTGCTTGTTTTTTAGATTCTCTTGCTTCACTTAATCTTCCTGGCCACGGTTATGGGATTCGCTATAAACACGGTTTGTTTGATCAAAAGATTGTAAACGGCTTTCAGATTGAGCTCCCAGAACAGTGGTTAAGGCATGGGAATTCATGGGAAGTACGCAAATTAGATCAAGCCATAGAAGTGAACTTTTGGGGCGAAGTTGAAATGGTACAGGAAGACGAAAAATTCTCTTTTCGTCATGTAAAAGGAGAACCCGTCTCTGCTGTTCCTTATGACATCCCGGTTATCGGGTATAAAACAGATACAGTTAATACACTTCGCCTTTGGAATGCGGAGCCTTCATCATTTCCAGTACATAAAGATGTGATGGAGTATAAGCGTCAAACAGAGGCTGTATCAGAATTTTTATATCCAGATGATACACATGAAGATGGTAAAATATTAAGATTGAAACAGCAATATTTTCTTGTGTCAGCTAGCTTACAAAGTATTATCAGAGCACATCGAAATACCTATCAAACACTTACAAACTTTCACGAAAAAGTAGCCATTCATATTAACGATACTCATCCTGTACTTGCGATTCCTGAGCTAATGAGAATTTTACTGGATGAAGAAAAAATGGAATGGGAAGATGCATGGCATATTACGTCCAATACCATATCATACACAAATCATACCACTCTTTCTGAAGCCCTTGAGAAATGGCCAATTGATTTATTTCAACCCTTGCTTCCACGCGTGTATATGATTATTGAAGAAATTAATGAGCGCTTTTGTAAAGAATTATGGGAATCATATCCAGGTGACTGGCAGCGGATTGAAAATATGGCTATTTTAGCGCACGGATTAGTAAAGATGGCTCATTTAGCAATTGTGGGAAGTTATAAAGTAAACGGTGTGGCAAAGATTCATACTGATATTTTAAAAGAACGAGAAATGAAAGATTTTTATCAGTTTTATCCTGCTAAATTTAACAATAAAACGAACGGAATTACCCACCGGCGCTGGTTGTTAAAAGCTAACCCGCAGCTTTCCTCCCTTATTACCGAGGTGATAGGAGATAAATGGATTAAACAGCCGCATTCTCTTATAAAGCTCCAAGAGTACGTGGAAGATCCAAGTTTTTTACAAGGACTAAAAACAGTAAAACAACAGCGTAAAAAGCTGCTTGCGGATATTATTCAAGAGCAAACGGGAATTAAAATAGATTCTAATTCTATTTTTGATGTACAGGTTAAAAGGCTTCATGCTTACAAAAGGCAGCTTTTAAATGTGCTGCACATTATGTATTTGTACAATCGATTAAAAGAAGACCCTAATTTTCAAATCGTTCCTCGTACATTTATTTTTGGTGCGAAAGCTTCTCCCGGCTATTATTATGCAAAAAAAGTCATCAAGCTAATTAACTCTGTAGCTGATGTTGTCAATAATGATCCACAAACATCACCGTTTTTAAAAGTCGTTTTTTTAGAAAACTATCGTGTGTCACTTGCTGAGTATATCTTTCCTGCAGCGGATGTCAGTGAACAGATTTCAACCGCCAGCAAAGAAGCTTCGGGAACGGGAAATATGAAATTCATGATGAACGGAGCGTTAACTCTTGGCACGATGGACGGAGCGAACGTCGAAATTAGCGAGGCAGTAGGAAAAGATAATGTCTTTATTTTTGGATTAAAAGCCGAAGAAGTGTTGAGCTATCAGCAAAATGGAGGATACCGTGCCTATGATTATTACCATCATGATAAGCGTATTCGCCAAGTGCTCGAGCAGCTTACAAACGGCTTCCTGCCTGACACATATGACTTATTCGAGCCTATATATGATTCATTATTAATGCAAAATGATGAATACTATGTACTCCGTGACTTTGACTCATACGTTACGGCACAGCAAAAAGTAAACGAAGCTTATAGAAATGAAAATAAATGGCTTCAAATGAGTGCGACGAACATTGCACACTCCGGCTTTTTTTCTAGTGATCGAACGATTGAGGAATATGCATCTGATATTTGGGGGATTCATTCCACTAAAAATTTATTAAATCAATAA
- a CDS encoding glucose-1-phosphate adenylyltransferase family protein yields MNNQMLGIIDACTNTTALQPLTFYRSIAAIPFAGRYRLIDFTLSNMVNSGISSVAIFPRDRYRALMDHIGSGKEWDLDRKRDGLFIFPPMTSDLHLESPSLFTQFRYHIDYFLRSKQEYVLIANSYTICTVDFEHVLQRHIASNADITEMKQGDKSLNMYIINKSILVNILQNESHDFYTIKEMVRYMAQSHRVEKYEHHGYTAEISSLDAYYKTSMEILSPDVWKQLFINERPVFTKVKDEPPTRYAKKAVVKNSMIANGCVIEGHVENSIIFRGVKIGKGTVVKNSIVMQKGVILENSVLENVVLDKDVKIGSNETLLGESGLPRVIAKGTTQGALMKS; encoded by the coding sequence TTGAATAATCAAATGCTTGGTATTATTGATGCTTGTACAAACACAACAGCGCTGCAGCCTTTAACCTTTTATAGATCGATTGCTGCCATTCCTTTTGCAGGACGCTATCGATTAATCGATTTTACGCTTTCTAATATGGTGAACTCTGGAATTTCGAGCGTTGCCATTTTTCCTCGTGATCGCTATCGCGCATTGATGGATCATATAGGTTCAGGAAAAGAGTGGGATTTGGATCGGAAGCGAGATGGATTGTTTATCTTCCCTCCTATGACAAGTGATTTACACTTAGAAAGTCCATCACTATTCACGCAGTTCCGTTATCATATTGATTATTTCTTAAGAAGTAAGCAGGAATACGTATTAATTGCGAATAGTTATACAATATGTACAGTTGACTTTGAGCACGTGTTGCAACGTCATATTGCTTCAAATGCAGATATTACTGAAATGAAGCAGGGTGATAAATCGCTTAATATGTATATTATTAATAAATCTATTCTCGTTAATATTTTGCAAAATGAATCCCATGATTTTTATACGATTAAAGAAATGGTTCGATATATGGCACAATCTCATCGTGTAGAAAAGTATGAGCACCATGGATATACGGCTGAGATTTCTAGCTTAGATGCCTACTATAAAACAAGTATGGAAATTTTATCTCCAGATGTCTGGAAGCAGTTATTTATCAACGAACGTCCTGTTTTCACTAAAGTAAAAGATGAACCGCCTACTCGTTACGCAAAAAAAGCGGTTGTGAAAAATTCAATGATTGCAAACGGGTGCGTGATTGAAGGGCATGTGGAAAATAGTATTATCTTCCGAGGCGTTAAAATTGGAAAAGGTACGGTCGTTAAGAATAGCATTGTGATGCAAAAAGGCGTTATTTTAGAAAATAGTGTATTAGAAAATGTTGTTTTAGATAAAGATGTGAAAATAGGAAGTAATGAAACGTTGCTAGGTGAGTCAGGATTACCTAGAGTCATTGCTAAAGGAACAACTCAAGGAGCGTTGATGAAGTCGTGA
- the glgA gene encoding glycogen synthase GlgA, whose amino-acid sequence MNVLFAVSECVPFIKTGGLADVAGALPKELKKLGTNVCVVMPKYGTIPQHYQDEMVLEKVIHVQVGWRRQYCGIESLTMDGVKYIFIDNEYYFKRDSLYGHYDDAERFAFFSRAVLEAIPFLENEPDIIHCHDWHTAMIPFLLRANYDMYDHIQTVFTIHNLQFQGIFPKSNLYELLNLNEYYFTTSQLEFYGNINFMKAALVSADKITTVSPTYRDEIQMPYYGESLDGLLRQRNQDLIGIVNGIDEEAYSPDADQLISYPYSVEKIEGKYKNKKELQRYLELEENKDVPIISMVTRLTQQKGLDLVKHVFHETVNLGAQIVILGTGEHEFEQFFREMEDTYPQQVKAIIGFNEELAHKVYAGTDLFLMPSRFEPCGLGQLIALKYGTIPVVRETGGLNDTVKAYNEYSGEGNGFSFKNYNAHDMLHTLERAVSFYHQKDVWKKLMMDAMSQDYSWGQSAFKYNQLYSNLTSTPS is encoded by the coding sequence GTGAATGTATTATTTGCTGTATCAGAATGTGTACCTTTTATTAAAACAGGAGGATTAGCAGACGTAGCTGGTGCCCTGCCTAAAGAATTAAAAAAGTTAGGAACGAACGTATGTGTAGTCATGCCAAAGTACGGAACGATTCCTCAACATTATCAAGATGAAATGGTGCTTGAAAAAGTTATTCATGTACAGGTTGGGTGGAGAAGACAGTACTGCGGAATTGAATCGTTAACGATGGATGGCGTTAAATATATTTTCATTGATAATGAATATTATTTTAAAAGAGATAGCTTATATGGGCACTACGATGACGCTGAACGATTTGCTTTTTTCAGCAGAGCCGTGCTTGAAGCTATCCCGTTTTTAGAGAATGAGCCTGATATTATTCATTGTCACGACTGGCATACGGCTATGATTCCATTTTTACTTCGTGCTAATTATGATATGTATGATCATATTCAGACGGTCTTTACGATTCATAACTTGCAATTCCAAGGAATCTTCCCTAAGAGCAATTTATATGAGTTATTAAATTTAAATGAATATTATTTTACTACAAGCCAGCTCGAGTTTTATGGGAATATTAATTTTATGAAAGCTGCGCTTGTATCAGCTGATAAAATTACCACGGTAAGTCCTACATATCGAGATGAAATTCAAATGCCATATTACGGAGAAAGTTTAGATGGATTATTACGTCAGCGAAATCAAGATTTAATTGGGATTGTAAATGGAATCGATGAAGAAGCTTATAGCCCAGACGCAGATCAGCTTATATCTTATCCTTATTCGGTAGAAAAAATTGAAGGGAAATATAAAAATAAAAAAGAGCTCCAGCGCTATCTTGAATTAGAAGAAAATAAGGATGTTCCAATTATTTCGATGGTTACAAGGTTAACTCAGCAGAAGGGATTGGATTTAGTTAAGCACGTTTTCCATGAGACGGTTAACTTAGGAGCCCAAATTGTTATTTTAGGAACTGGAGAACACGAGTTTGAGCAGTTTTTCCGTGAGATGGAAGATACGTACCCGCAACAAGTAAAAGCTATTATTGGTTTTAATGAAGAACTTGCTCATAAAGTTTATGCCGGTACGGATTTATTTTTAATGCCTTCCCGTTTTGAGCCTTGCGGACTCGGACAATTAATAGCCTTAAAATATGGAACCATTCCAGTCGTGCGTGAAACGGGCGGCCTGAATGACACGGTCAAAGCTTATAATGAATATAGCGGAGAGGGAAATGGCTTCTCTTTTAAGAATTATAATGCTCATGACATGCTTCATACGTTAGAAAGAGCTGTTTCATTTTATCACCAGAAAGATGTATGGAAAAAATTAATGATGGATGCTATGAGTCAGGATTATAGCTGGGGGCAATCGGCATTTAAATATAATCAATTGTATTCAAATTTGACATCTACTCCATCGTGA
- a CDS encoding glucose-1-phosphate adenylyltransferase, with translation MLKKKCVAMLLAGGKGSRLSSLTKNLAKPAVPFGGKYRIIDFALSNCTNSGIETVGVLTQYQPLVLNSYIGIGSAWDLDRRNGGVTVLPPYAESDGVKWYKGTASAIYENLNYLTQYDPEYVLILSGDHIYKMNYENMLDYHINKEADVTISVIEVPWEEASRFGILNTNSDLDVMEFDEKPQRPKNNLASMGIYIFKWSILKEYLEMDARNPYSSHDFGKDVIPLLLDEKKKLIAYPFQGYWKDVGTVKSLWEANMDLLCDKDELNLFDSSWKVYSVNPNQPPQYIAPNACVVESLVNEGCVVEGNVEQSVLFPGVQIGSGSEVKKTVVMPTAKIGSNVYIENAIVPSDIEVPDGTIIRPTKGSEEVILVTQELIESVAKCI, from the coding sequence ATGTTAAAAAAGAAATGCGTAGCGATGTTATTGGCAGGAGGAAAAGGTAGTCGGCTCAGTTCGCTTACAAAAAATCTAGCAAAGCCAGCTGTACCATTTGGTGGTAAGTATCGAATTATTGATTTTGCTTTAAGTAATTGTACAAATTCAGGTATTGAGACAGTAGGTGTATTAACCCAATATCAACCGCTAGTTCTCAATTCATACATTGGAATTGGAAGCGCTTGGGATTTGGACCGACGGAATGGTGGCGTCACGGTATTGCCTCCATACGCGGAGTCAGATGGAGTAAAGTGGTATAAAGGCACGGCTAGTGCTATTTATGAAAATTTAAACTATTTGACACAATATGATCCTGAGTACGTACTGATTCTATCAGGGGATCACATTTATAAAATGAACTATGAAAATATGCTTGATTATCATATAAACAAAGAAGCAGACGTAACGATTTCTGTTATTGAAGTACCTTGGGAAGAAGCGAGCCGTTTTGGTATTTTAAATACCAATAGTGACCTAGACGTAATGGAGTTCGATGAAAAACCACAGCGTCCTAAAAATAATCTAGCTTCCATGGGAATTTATATTTTTAAATGGAGTATTTTAAAAGAATATTTAGAAATGGATGCACGCAATCCATATTCAAGCCATGATTTTGGTAAAGATGTTATTCCGCTTTTACTAGATGAAAAGAAAAAGCTAATTGCATACCCATTTCAAGGTTATTGGAAAGATGTAGGAACTGTAAAAAGCTTGTGGGAAGCGAATATGGATTTGTTATGTGATAAAGACGAGCTTAATTTATTTGACTCTTCATGGAAAGTATACTCTGTTAACCCTAATCAGCCTCCTCAATATATCGCGCCAAACGCCTGCGTGGTGGAGTCATTAGTAAATGAAGGGTGCGTTGTCGAAGGAAACGTAGAGCAGTCCGTGTTATTTCCAGGTGTACAAATCGGCTCAGGTTCTGAGGTTAAGAAAACGGTTGTCATGCCTACTGCAAAGATAGGCTCTAACGTATATATTGAAAACGCAATTGTTCCATCGGACATTGAAGTTCCAGACGGTACTATTATTCGACCGACCAAAGGAAGCGAAGAAGTAATTCTTGTTACTCAAGAATTGATTGAATCAGTTGCTAAATGCATTTAA